CCCTGCCGCCACGCGCCTTGCGGACCAGACATGGATGCAGCGGCATGTAGGTGATTTCAACGTGGTCATAACTGATGTGACTGCCGGAGAAGGTGTGCTTGCGATCATGGGTCCGAATGCGCGCGCGCTCTTGGAGAAAGTGTCACCGAATGACTTTTCGAACGCCACAAACCCCTTTGGTACGGCGCAGGAAATCGAGATCGGCATGGCACTGGCCCGCGCCCACCGCGTAACCTATGTGGGCGAGCTGGGCTGGGAGATTTACGTCAGCGCCGATATGAGTGCGCATGTCTTTGAGGCACTTGCAGACGCCGGTGCCGATATGGATATGACGCTGTGCGGGATGCACATGATGGATACCTGTCGCATCGAAAAGGGCTTCCGCCACTTCGGGCACGATATAACCGCAGAGGATCACGTGCTTGAAGCGGGGCTCGGATTTGCAGTGAAGAAGGACAAGCCATCTTTCATCGGGCGCGAGGCCGTGCTTGAAAAGCAAGAGAAAGGGCTGGATGCGCGGATGGTTCAGTTCCGCCTGACCGATCCGGAGCCGTTGCTTTACCATAATGAGCCGATCGTGCGGGACGGCGAGATTGTCGGTTACCTGTCATCGGGTGCCTACGGTCACGCGCTGGGTGGTGCGATGGGGCTGGGGTATGTGCCGTGCCCATCACAAAGCGCGGCAGAGGTTCTGGCGTCTTCGTATGAGATCGATGTTGCCGGAACACGGGTCAAGGCAGAGGCATCACTCAAGCCGATGTATGATCCCAAATCAGAACGCGTGAAAGTGTAACGGGTACAATCTATTTCTTTCGTGGTCCCTCCGTTTGTCTTAGGCCATGGCCAAACGGAGGCCATCGATGCGAAATCCTGACAGCCGGGTCACACCGGTAAAAAATGACGAAGACACACCTCAGGGACTGGCGTTTGCATTGGTCGCTTACGGGCTGTGGGGATTTCTGCCGCTCTATATGAAGATGTTGGCACATATTCCGGCGGCGGAGGTCGTGGTCCACAGGGTGCTGTGGTCTGTTCCGATCGCTGCTGTTGTGCTGATCCTGCTGCGCCGGACCGACGCCCTGCGCGAAGCGCTGCGTACGCCACGGATGCTTGGCATGGCCTGCGTCACCGCCGCGCTGATCTCGTTCAACTGGGGCATCTACGTCTATGCCATCGCCTCTGGTAACGCTTTGGCCGCGTCGCTCGGCTATTACATCAATCCATTGTTCAGCGTTTTTCTGGCTGCTGTCGTTTTGGGGGAACGCCTGACTGCGGCACAAATGGTGGCAATCGCCCTCGCCGCCTGCGCCGTTGTGGTGATTGCTGTCGAAGCTGGACAGGTGCCTTGGGTCTCGCTTGCGCTGACGATTTCCTGGGGCCTCTACGCCTTGGCCAAGAAGAGCCTGCCCATTGGTCCCAATCAGGGCTTCCTGCTTGAGGTGCTTATCCTGCTGGTCCCGGCGCTGGCATATCTCGCCTATCTCACATCAACCGGCCAATCCCACTTTTCGTTGGAGATGACGCGCGACACATGGCTCCTGATCGGCTGCGGTCTGGTAACGGCTGTCCCGCTGATGTTCTACGCCAACGGGGCCAAGCTGCTGCGTCTGTCGACCATCGCGATCCTGCAATACATCGCACCTACGATGATTTTCCTCGTGGCGGTATTTGTCTTTGATGAACCTTTCGGGCGTGCCCGTATGATTGCCTTTCCGATGATTTGGCTGGCGCTCGTGATCTATACAACCTCGATGCTGCGACAGATGAGGAACGCCAAAGCGGGTTGAAAATCCCCGCGGCTTCTGTGATCTGGACCGATGGATCCCAACTACTCCCCCCCTCAGGACCCGCTTGTGGTGCTGCACGAAGATGCCGAAGTTCTTTTGGTTGATAAGCCCGCCGGGCTTCTGAGCGTTCCGGGGAAGGGGCCCGACCTTGCCGATTGCCTGATCACGCGGATACAAGCGGCGTTTCCACAAGCGCTGCTCGTGCACCGGCTCGACCGTGACACATCCGGTGTGATGATCTTTGCCATGACGCCCCACGCCCAGCGGCATCTGGGCCTCCAGTTTGAAAAACGCATGACTCGGAAAACCTACGTGGCGCGCGTCTGGGGTGTGCCGGCTGAGCCTTCCGGCCTGATCGATCTGCCACTGATCGTCGATTGGCCCAACAGACCGCTACAAAAAGTCTGTCACGAAACCGGTAAGTCCGCGCAGACCGAATGGAAGCGTATCAAGGATGACGGTGAAACCTCTCGCATCCGAATGCATCCCAAGACGGGCCGCTCCCATCAGCTCAGAGTGCATATGTTGGCGCTGGGCCATCCGATCCTTGGCGATCCGTTTTACGCCACAGGTGCCGCGCGGGATTATCCCCGCTTGATGCTGCACTCGGAAGAGCTGCGCTTCAAACACCCTCAAGGGGGCAGGTCGATCAAAATCCGGGCGAAGGCACCATTCTAAACAACGGTGATTGAGTTTAACCGCCCTGCGATGCTCGGGCCGGTTTGTTCCGCTCTGACCGCTAACGCCACTAACAAAAAGGGCCGCCTAAAGGCAGCCCTTCCGTCCAACATCGATTGATGGATTTTATTCAGCGGCCCAACCGGATACCGCTTTGACTTCAAGGAACTCTTCCAGACCGAAGGCTCCGCCTTCGCGGCCGTTGCCGGATTGCTTGTAACCCCCGAAAGGTGAGCCCTGAGCGAACCCTACGCCGTTTGTCTCCACCATGCCGGAACGCAAGCGGCGCGCAACGCGGCGGCGCTTTTCGTCGTCAGTGGTTTGGACGTAGTTTGTAAGCCCGTATGGCGTGTCGTTCGCGATTGCGACGGCTTCTTCCTCG
The Sulfitobacter noctilucicola genome window above contains:
- a CDS encoding RluA family pseudouridine synthase produces the protein MDPNYSPPQDPLVVLHEDAEVLLVDKPAGLLSVPGKGPDLADCLITRIQAAFPQALLVHRLDRDTSGVMIFAMTPHAQRHLGLQFEKRMTRKTYVARVWGVPAEPSGLIDLPLIVDWPNRPLQKVCHETGKSAQTEWKRIKDDGETSRIRMHPKTGRSHQLRVHMLALGHPILGDPFYATGAARDYPRLMLHSEELRFKHPQGGRSIKIRAKAPF
- the rarD gene encoding EamA family transporter RarD, which produces MRNPDSRVTPVKNDEDTPQGLAFALVAYGLWGFLPLYMKMLAHIPAAEVVVHRVLWSVPIAAVVLILLRRTDALREALRTPRMLGMACVTAALISFNWGIYVYAIASGNALAASLGYYINPLFSVFLAAVVLGERLTAAQMVAIALAACAVVVIAVEAGQVPWVSLALTISWGLYALAKKSLPIGPNQGFLLEVLILLVPALAYLAYLTSTGQSHFSLEMTRDTWLLIGCGLVTAVPLMFYANGAKLLRLSTIAILQYIAPTMIFLVAVFVFDEPFGRARMIAFPMIWLALVIYTTSMLRQMRNAKAG